In Oryza sativa Japonica Group chromosome 1, ASM3414082v1, the genomic stretch GCGTCGCCGTGCTCACCGCCAACCCGGACAGCGCCGACGCCTCCACCGTCTccgacctcgccggcgtcgcgctcgacctcgccgtcgccgcagccaGCGACGCCGGGGCCCTCATCAACGACAGGTCCAGCaggtacggcggcggcgcgccggaggGGGAAGCGCTGCGCGCCTGCAGCGGCGCCTACTTCGACGCCGCCAACGACCTCGACATCGACGCGCACGACAGCCTCGGCTCCGGCGACtacgccgccgcgtcgcgcctGGTGTCCGGGGCGAGTGGCGCCGCTGACACGTGCGACGCGgcgttcgccgccgccaaggTGAGCTCGGTGATGGTCGACGTCGACCAGAAGATGAAAGACAGATGCGGCGTCGCCcgtgatctcatcaaccttCTCATTAAATTCCCCCCAAGTGATAATTAGTCAATATATCCTCCATCTCTTTTTAATAACATAAGTTGGTGTTCTGTAAGCACAGTGTGACATGCGTTTTACAAAGACTCTCATCTCTTCACAATCCTTTTTAATCCTCTCCATCGCCTATATCAGTCCATGAGTAATCAAAATCCTCTTGCAAACAGAGTTCCAATAATAATTACCCTTTGCACAAACTAGAGACATGAAAGGCAAGGCAGAAACAAAGCACTCTactgctcctgctgctgttcAATGACTCCACAATTGGTGATTAGGATCTTGGTGTATGGGCGGTTGAACCCTCGCTCTGCAACCACTGCTCTCTTGTCCCCGATCAACTTGGCTACTCTGCACAATCACAGTGATATTAATACATGTTC encodes the following:
- the LOC107275897 gene encoding pectinesterase inhibitor 28-like, with the translated sequence MAVATYATTTTTTMVLVVVLSISTIVPVAMADAGFIATTCNKTHNAKCVAVLTANPDSADASTVSDLAGVALDLAVAAASDAGALINDRSSRYGGGAPEGEALRACSGAYFDAANDLDIDAHDSLGSGDYAAASRLVSGASGAADTCDAAFAAAKVSSVMVDVDQKMKDRCGVARDLINLLIKFPPSDN